A stretch of Microbacterium sp. LWH3-1.2 DNA encodes these proteins:
- a CDS encoding ATP-binding protein: MSELTITFRAPPDSVDVVHAGLDALWRNEPTVAGPDRWAFETAVIELASNVLQHASSHAAILCSLHVVADADALRAVLTDSADEPDIDMRPREMPDPLAESGRGIALINALVDDFDYRRSDLQNIWTLTLSRAAPAASP, from the coding sequence GTGTCTGAACTGACGATCACGTTCCGCGCACCGCCCGACAGCGTCGATGTCGTCCACGCGGGGCTCGACGCGTTGTGGCGGAACGAACCGACGGTCGCCGGCCCTGATCGCTGGGCTTTCGAGACCGCCGTCATCGAACTCGCCTCCAACGTGCTGCAACACGCCTCGTCTCACGCGGCAATCCTCTGCAGTCTGCACGTCGTCGCGGACGCCGACGCGCTCCGAGCCGTGCTGACCGACTCCGCCGATGAGCCCGACATTGACATGCGCCCACGTGAGATGCCCGACCCGCTCGCTGAATCCGGCCGTGGCATCGCGCTCATCAACGCCCTCGTCGATGACTTCGACTATCGCCGCAGCGACCTCCAGAACATCTGGACGCTTACGCTCTCGCGCGCTGCTCCCGCTGCGTCGCCGTGA
- a CDS encoding STAS domain-containing protein codes for MQFEVEDRGSGVAIVRAVGKLNLISAPVLRSVVTRAIADHGNRIVVDLAGVEFIDSSGLGALVGCLKAARQADGDLRIARPTDQVLMVLRLSSLDRVLASYASPDEAYGV; via the coding sequence ATGCAGTTCGAGGTTGAGGACAGAGGATCAGGGGTCGCGATCGTGCGCGCGGTCGGCAAACTCAATCTGATCAGCGCACCGGTACTCCGGTCGGTCGTGACGCGGGCTATCGCCGACCACGGGAATCGCATCGTCGTCGACCTGGCCGGGGTGGAGTTCATCGACTCGTCGGGGCTCGGCGCACTGGTGGGATGCCTGAAGGCGGCGCGGCAGGCCGACGGGGACCTCCGGATCGCGCGGCCGACCGATCAGGTATTGATGGTGCTTCGCCTATCGAGCCTGGATCGGGTGCTCGCGAGCTATGCCTCGCCGGACGAGGCATACGGTGTCTGA
- a CDS encoding glycosyltransferase: MLLLRVIVVLTLVLGINYVAWRWLDSLNWSAWWIAVPLVIAETYSLVDVGLFGMTMWRARGRPAPPAPDPDATVDVFITTYNEPIDLVMTTALAAKAVRFPHSTWVLDDGDRPGMRAAAEEAGIGYITRSEVWTEDVPRHAKAGNLNNALEQTTSEFILILDADQIPHAEILEHTLGYFRDEKVALVQTPQVFSNVATGDPLGSQAPLFYGPIQQGKDGWNAAFFCGSNAVLRREALMQLGIVGYVRDLDKRLAAALRAGSRAVTKAVAHPAAKDPAVRTALDDVAAALAQARAELESGASVASITYDLHSRVDAAGYSLVASDVAGVEADLAEIRELARLRGGDQSDAAQTYVEDIVMALSERDLSPLNALESVQAILQTIAVDRPGEAQPVMPLATISVTEDMATCMRLHGLGWKSVYHHELLADGLAPEDLGTMLTQRLRWAQGTMQVFLRENPLVQRALSVPQRLMYFATMWSYLSGYASVVYISAPIIYLVLGILPVSTTAFEFFVRFIPFMLVNQLLFLVAAKGTPTWRGQQYSLALFPVWIKACRTAFDNVVLRIPLGFAVTPKTRPQMNGPQWHLIRVQLIVMAILVLAIVVGTLHMIFSGADPVGTLVNVGWAVFDLVILSVLLSAVTYTGFEPETDEEKGAVDAVRG, from the coding sequence ATGCTCCTGCTTCGTGTCATCGTCGTGCTCACGCTTGTGCTCGGCATCAACTACGTGGCGTGGCGGTGGCTCGACTCACTCAACTGGAGCGCGTGGTGGATCGCCGTGCCGCTCGTGATCGCAGAGACCTACAGCCTCGTCGACGTGGGCCTGTTCGGCATGACGATGTGGCGCGCGCGGGGCCGCCCCGCGCCTCCTGCTCCCGATCCCGACGCGACGGTGGACGTCTTCATCACGACCTACAACGAGCCGATCGACCTCGTCATGACGACGGCCCTCGCCGCCAAGGCGGTGCGCTTCCCGCACAGCACCTGGGTGCTCGACGACGGTGACCGCCCGGGGATGCGCGCCGCAGCGGAAGAGGCGGGGATCGGCTACATCACGCGCTCTGAAGTCTGGACGGAAGACGTCCCTCGGCATGCCAAGGCCGGCAACCTCAACAACGCGCTCGAGCAGACGACGAGTGAGTTCATCCTCATCCTCGACGCCGATCAGATCCCGCATGCGGAGATCCTGGAGCACACGCTGGGCTACTTCCGCGACGAAAAGGTCGCGCTCGTGCAGACGCCGCAGGTCTTCTCCAACGTCGCGACCGGCGACCCACTCGGCAGCCAGGCCCCGCTTTTCTACGGGCCGATCCAGCAGGGCAAGGACGGCTGGAATGCGGCGTTCTTCTGCGGATCCAATGCTGTGCTGCGCCGCGAGGCCCTGATGCAGCTCGGCATCGTGGGTTACGTGCGCGATCTCGACAAGCGCCTCGCCGCCGCGCTGCGGGCAGGATCCCGCGCCGTCACGAAAGCCGTGGCACACCCAGCGGCGAAAGATCCCGCAGTCCGTACCGCACTAGACGACGTCGCTGCGGCACTCGCACAGGCGCGCGCGGAGCTCGAGTCGGGGGCGTCCGTCGCGTCGATCACCTACGACCTGCACTCCCGTGTCGACGCCGCCGGCTACTCGCTCGTTGCTTCCGATGTCGCGGGGGTCGAAGCCGACCTAGCGGAGATCCGCGAACTCGCCCGGCTGCGCGGCGGGGACCAGTCGGATGCCGCACAGACTTACGTCGAAGACATCGTCATGGCACTGTCCGAGCGGGACCTCTCCCCGCTCAACGCACTCGAGTCCGTTCAGGCGATCCTGCAGACGATCGCCGTCGACCGGCCCGGTGAAGCACAGCCCGTGATGCCGCTCGCGACGATCTCGGTCACGGAGGACATGGCGACCTGTATGCGCCTGCACGGCCTCGGCTGGAAGAGTGTGTACCACCACGAGCTCCTCGCCGACGGCCTGGCCCCGGAAGACCTCGGAACCATGCTCACGCAGCGGCTGCGATGGGCGCAGGGGACGATGCAGGTGTTCCTGCGCGAGAACCCCCTCGTTCAGCGCGCCCTGTCGGTGCCGCAGCGCCTCATGTACTTCGCCACCATGTGGAGCTACTTGAGCGGCTATGCGTCGGTCGTGTACATCTCCGCGCCGATCATCTACCTCGTGCTCGGCATCCTTCCAGTATCGACGACCGCTTTCGAGTTCTTCGTGCGGTTCATCCCTTTCATGCTGGTGAACCAGCTGCTCTTCCTCGTGGCGGCGAAAGGCACGCCGACGTGGCGCGGACAGCAGTACAGCCTCGCGCTGTTCCCCGTCTGGATCAAGGCGTGCCGAACGGCGTTCGACAACGTCGTGCTGCGCATCCCGCTCGGCTTCGCCGTGACGCCGAAGACACGCCCGCAGATGAACGGACCGCAGTGGCACCTGATCCGTGTGCAACTGATCGTGATGGCGATACTCGTGCTCGCGATCGTCGTCGGGACGCTCCACATGATCTTCAGCGGGGCGGATCCGGTCGGCACGCTCGTCAACGTGGGGTGGGCGGTCTTCGACCTCGTGATCCTGAGCGTGCTCTTGAGCGCGGTGACCTACACCGGCTTCGAGCCGGAGACCGATGAAGAGAAGGGGGCCGTCGATGCAGTTCGAGGTTGA
- the opgC gene encoding OpgC domain-containing protein gives MAARRLTDVLSRAALGRILAGAAAIVLLSTALAASPAAAVAPTPPVVPAEQAPLSPSSGAYFGVTLDWSIDNAGLEADRLGLTPAAYEHTTTLPITDDEERYLGEFFRQSHAEGSIPIVTLQPAGGLADFDREAAQEAVDSLAASGKGDQPFYVRFAPDMNASWVPWGQEPAAYVAAFRLFADTLHASLPDAALVWSPLAGESYPFADPRAVHEAGLDTNADGRLGFGDDPYGPYYPGRSYVDWVGLAAYHDASGGGPPVNAIPAEGTLLSDLSGRGALDFYGRFAAATRTPMLLETAALYSPGSGGATALAIKRAWWQQSIDALTSGDYPLIDVALWRDSSSRRVAVGEVVIDWSISSDPAVAAAFRADVERGPLVFGPVYTPSGVRTATANGLTISGAPAWAVVVIVLAATAFLLVWGLRRGRVGSLAYIGPPNRDLRIDLLRGVAIVFVVVNHLALTSLLQNATQEAIGVVSGAELFVLLSGAVLGMVYRPKLVAGGVGEVTVRTTQRAWKLYVTALVVVMIIGALSLLPFLNTTPVTTFTDQGTGAAGSEATGRIYELYANFETLLRYPVDPSIVVDIALLRLGPWQVNVLGLYVVMLALSPLILWALSRRNWALVLAVSWAVYVIERFLSIRVLPSQFEDSFPLLTWQVLFVTGTVAGFHRREILVWFQTRIGSIALGLCVLATVALAVFSWNNPYLSSAYDMRLGLVPSNAYASIYSSLFERTTLEPGRLLNVFLVTITAYALLSVLWKPVNRLFGWFFLPLGQATLYVFIMHVFFVLLVANVPVLHEGNVLIDTLAYLVVLALLWVMVKTRFLFVVVPR, from the coding sequence GTGGCTGCTCGCCGACTGACGGACGTTCTGTCGCGCGCCGCTCTGGGAAGGATCCTGGCGGGGGCTGCGGCAATCGTGCTCCTGTCGACAGCCTTGGCAGCCTCCCCCGCGGCTGCTGTCGCTCCGACCCCTCCGGTCGTCCCCGCCGAGCAGGCGCCACTCTCGCCGTCGTCAGGAGCGTACTTCGGGGTCACGCTCGACTGGAGCATCGACAACGCAGGGCTGGAGGCGGATCGGCTCGGGCTCACTCCGGCGGCATATGAGCACACCACCACACTCCCCATCACTGACGACGAGGAACGGTACCTCGGCGAGTTCTTCCGCCAGAGCCACGCCGAGGGATCGATCCCGATCGTCACGCTGCAGCCTGCCGGCGGCCTCGCGGACTTCGATCGGGAGGCGGCTCAAGAAGCCGTCGACTCGCTCGCCGCAAGTGGGAAGGGCGACCAGCCCTTCTACGTCCGGTTTGCGCCCGACATGAACGCGAGCTGGGTCCCGTGGGGTCAGGAGCCCGCGGCGTATGTCGCAGCGTTCCGGCTGTTCGCCGACACTCTGCACGCATCCCTGCCCGATGCTGCACTCGTCTGGTCGCCACTCGCGGGCGAGTCGTACCCGTTCGCCGATCCGCGCGCAGTTCACGAGGCAGGCCTTGATACGAACGCTGACGGGCGCCTCGGCTTCGGCGACGACCCCTACGGCCCGTATTACCCGGGGCGTTCGTACGTCGACTGGGTCGGTCTCGCCGCGTATCACGACGCCAGCGGCGGTGGACCGCCCGTCAACGCGATCCCGGCAGAGGGCACGCTCCTCTCCGACCTGTCGGGCCGAGGGGCTCTCGACTTCTACGGACGGTTCGCCGCCGCGACCCGGACGCCTATGCTCCTTGAGACCGCGGCGCTGTACTCACCCGGCAGCGGAGGTGCGACCGCTCTCGCGATCAAACGAGCGTGGTGGCAGCAGAGCATCGACGCTCTCACCAGCGGCGACTACCCGCTGATCGACGTCGCGCTGTGGCGGGACTCCTCGTCACGGCGCGTCGCGGTGGGGGAGGTGGTCATCGATTGGAGCATCTCGAGCGATCCCGCTGTCGCGGCCGCGTTCCGGGCCGACGTGGAGCGCGGGCCGCTCGTGTTCGGCCCCGTTTACACACCCTCGGGCGTCCGCACGGCGACGGCGAACGGCCTGACGATCTCGGGCGCGCCGGCCTGGGCCGTCGTCGTCATCGTGCTCGCCGCAACGGCGTTCCTGCTCGTGTGGGGGCTGCGGCGCGGCAGAGTCGGGAGTCTCGCCTACATTGGGCCCCCTAACCGCGACCTTCGCATCGATCTGCTGCGCGGTGTCGCGATCGTCTTCGTCGTCGTCAATCACCTCGCGCTGACATCGCTCCTGCAGAACGCGACACAGGAGGCGATCGGCGTCGTGTCCGGTGCGGAGCTGTTCGTCCTGCTCTCGGGCGCCGTTCTCGGTATGGTGTATCGCCCGAAGCTCGTGGCTGGCGGAGTCGGGGAGGTGACGGTCCGCACGACGCAACGGGCGTGGAAACTGTACGTGACGGCGCTCGTCGTCGTGATGATAATCGGCGCGTTGAGCCTGCTGCCTTTCCTCAACACCACACCTGTGACGACATTCACCGATCAGGGTACGGGCGCTGCCGGCAGCGAGGCGACGGGGCGCATCTACGAGCTCTACGCCAACTTCGAGACGCTCCTGCGCTACCCCGTGGACCCCTCGATCGTCGTCGACATCGCGCTGCTCCGGCTCGGCCCCTGGCAGGTCAACGTGCTCGGCCTCTACGTGGTGATGCTCGCGCTCTCACCGCTGATCCTGTGGGCGCTCTCGAGGCGCAATTGGGCGCTCGTACTCGCTGTCAGCTGGGCCGTCTATGTGATCGAACGATTCCTCTCGATCCGCGTCCTCCCCTCGCAATTCGAGGACTCGTTCCCTCTGCTCACCTGGCAGGTGCTGTTCGTCACCGGTACCGTCGCCGGGTTCCACCGACGGGAGATCCTCGTCTGGTTCCAGACGAGGATCGGCTCGATCGCATTGGGCCTGTGCGTCCTGGCGACGGTGGCGCTGGCCGTCTTCTCGTGGAACAACCCATACCTCTCGAGCGCGTACGATATGCGCCTCGGACTCGTCCCGTCCAACGCCTACGCCTCCATATACTCGAGCCTGTTCGAGCGGACGACGCTGGAGCCCGGACGGCTCCTCAACGTCTTCCTCGTGACGATCACGGCGTACGCGCTGCTGAGCGTGCTGTGGAAGCCGGTGAATCGACTGTTCGGCTGGTTCTTCCTCCCCCTTGGGCAGGCCACGCTGTACGTGTTCATCATGCACGTGTTCTTCGTCCTGCTGGTGGCCAACGTCCCCGTCCTCCACGAAGGGAATGTCCTCATCGACACGCTCGCGTACCTCGTCGTGCTCGCCCTGCTGTGGGTCATGGTCAAGACGCGCTTCCTCTTCGTGGTGGTGCCCCGGTGA
- a CDS encoding PP2C family protein-serine/threonine phosphatase: protein MEGSESDRLMSLRELQIFGTPPEERFDRITRLAREVFDVPVAEINFIDAERQFTKSPQPPGAEVYTPLDVSFCDVAVRSPGILVVPDAADDDRFSWKESVTGERHVRFYAGRPLSVAGGPLVGTLCLVDTKPRDFGTDQQLLLDQMGTWVERELHANAEMELAARVQGALLPASRKLAHGFSIAAHSRPIGVVGGDFYAWHDDGSHVTLLLADAMGKGVAGAIIAATVRAVALGHLDVDPVALLRSIDRRLDDDFRRTQTFATAFAARVELSSGEIEYADAGHGLSAVLRADGTIEPLPATGMPLGLSLHAEWTVRRSRLASGDSMISVTDGALDLGDGTVHALNQVFAAIDREGDAGARLAPLLASLDAVTLTDDVAAVVLTRT from the coding sequence ATGGAAGGCAGCGAATCAGACCGGCTCATGAGTTTGCGCGAGCTGCAGATCTTCGGCACGCCTCCCGAGGAGCGGTTCGACCGCATCACCCGCCTCGCTCGAGAGGTATTTGACGTCCCCGTCGCCGAGATCAACTTCATCGACGCGGAGCGTCAGTTCACGAAATCGCCACAGCCGCCCGGCGCGGAGGTTTACACACCGCTCGACGTGTCGTTCTGTGACGTCGCAGTGAGATCGCCCGGGATCCTCGTCGTCCCCGACGCCGCAGACGACGACCGTTTCTCCTGGAAGGAGAGCGTGACGGGCGAACGGCACGTGCGGTTCTATGCGGGCCGCCCGCTCAGCGTCGCGGGAGGCCCGCTCGTCGGCACACTGTGTCTCGTCGACACGAAGCCTCGCGACTTCGGCACCGACCAGCAGCTCCTTCTCGACCAGATGGGCACGTGGGTCGAGCGCGAGCTGCACGCGAACGCCGAGATGGAGCTCGCCGCCCGCGTGCAGGGAGCTCTCTTGCCCGCCAGCCGGAAGCTCGCTCACGGATTCTCGATCGCAGCCCACTCTCGCCCGATCGGGGTCGTGGGCGGCGATTTCTACGCATGGCACGACGACGGCTCTCATGTGACCCTGCTGCTCGCAGACGCGATGGGCAAGGGTGTCGCAGGAGCCATCATCGCCGCGACGGTTCGTGCGGTGGCGCTAGGTCACCTCGACGTCGATCCGGTCGCTCTCCTCCGGTCCATCGATCGGCGTCTCGATGACGATTTCCGCCGCACTCAGACCTTCGCGACGGCGTTCGCGGCACGGGTCGAGCTGTCATCAGGAGAAATCGAGTACGCGGATGCCGGCCACGGTCTCTCCGCGGTGCTTCGCGCCGACGGCACCATCGAGCCCCTCCCGGCGACCGGCATGCCTCTCGGACTCTCATTGCACGCCGAATGGACTGTCCGTCGATCCCGCCTCGCTTCGGGAGACTCAATGATCTCCGTAACCGACGGCGCCCTGGATCTGGGTGACGGGACCGTCCACGCGCTCAATCAGGTCTTCGCAGCGATCGACCGTGAGGGCGACGCCGGCGCACGGCTCGCACCGCTACTCGCCAGCCTGGACGCCGTCACGCTCACCGACGACGTAGCGGCTGTCGTGCTGACCCGCACGTAG
- the gltX gene encoding glutamate--tRNA ligase yields the protein MSSSPDPRTTTATGTDVRVRFCPSPTGLPHVGLIRTVLFNWAYARHTGGKLVFRIEDTDAARDSEDSYHQLLDALRWLKIDWDEGVEVGGPHGPYRQSQRHHIYREVLDRLIASGAVYESYSTPEEIDARNEANGRAKQLGYDNHDRDLTDQQKADFRAEGREPAWRLRVPDEDLTYVDLIRGEVTFPAGSFPDFVLVRAGGVPLYPFVNPVDDALMGITHVIRGEDLMPSTARQLALYRALVDAGVTTFVPRFAHMPLVLGEEGNKKLSKRDPKADLFLQRDKGFIHEGLLNYLALLGWSIGPDRDVFSLDELVAAFDIVDVNPNPARFDQKKAESINGDHIRMLQPGDFADRLVPYLAAAGVVDEDPTAAQRAMLAAAAPLVQERMQLLGDAPGLLGFLFSDVVAYQDDALASLPANANEVLVASVGALEVVPDTEFTAAAVQDALAGALISPVEEGGLGLKPRVAYGPLRVALSGRRVSPPLFESMELLGKSKSIRRLGALLDARG from the coding sequence ATGTCTTCTTCGCCTGATCCCCGCACCACGACCGCCACCGGCACCGACGTCCGCGTCCGCTTCTGCCCCTCGCCGACCGGTCTTCCGCACGTCGGACTCATCCGCACGGTGCTGTTCAACTGGGCGTATGCGCGTCACACGGGCGGCAAGCTCGTGTTCCGCATCGAAGACACCGACGCGGCGCGCGACAGCGAGGACAGCTATCACCAGCTTCTCGACGCCCTGCGCTGGCTCAAGATCGACTGGGACGAGGGCGTCGAGGTCGGCGGTCCGCACGGGCCGTACCGCCAGTCGCAGCGCCACCACATCTACCGCGAAGTGCTCGACAGGCTCATCGCCTCCGGCGCCGTGTACGAGAGCTACTCGACGCCCGAAGAGATCGACGCCCGCAACGAGGCGAACGGCCGCGCGAAGCAGCTCGGCTACGACAACCACGACCGCGACCTCACCGATCAGCAGAAGGCCGACTTCCGTGCCGAGGGTCGCGAGCCCGCCTGGCGGCTGCGCGTGCCGGATGAGGACCTCACCTACGTCGACCTCATCCGTGGCGAGGTCACCTTCCCGGCGGGCTCGTTCCCGGACTTCGTGCTCGTGCGTGCGGGCGGAGTGCCGCTCTATCCGTTCGTGAACCCCGTCGACGACGCGCTGATGGGTATCACGCACGTCATCCGCGGCGAGGACCTCATGCCCTCGACCGCTCGACAGCTGGCGCTGTACCGCGCGCTGGTGGATGCCGGCGTCACGACCTTCGTTCCGCGCTTCGCGCACATGCCGCTCGTGCTCGGCGAAGAGGGCAACAAGAAGCTCTCCAAGCGCGACCCGAAAGCCGATCTGTTCCTGCAGCGCGACAAGGGCTTCATCCACGAGGGTCTGCTCAACTACCTCGCCCTGCTCGGCTGGTCCATCGGTCCGGACCGCGACGTGTTCTCGCTCGATGAGCTCGTCGCCGCCTTCGACATCGTCGACGTCAACCCGAATCCGGCTCGCTTCGACCAGAAGAAGGCAGAGTCGATCAACGGCGACCACATCCGGATGCTGCAGCCCGGCGATTTCGCCGACCGCCTGGTGCCGTACCTGGCCGCGGCTGGTGTGGTCGACGAGGACCCGACGGCGGCGCAGCGGGCCATGCTCGCCGCCGCTGCGCCGCTCGTGCAGGAGCGCATGCAGCTGCTCGGGGACGCCCCGGGACTGCTCGGCTTCCTGTTCTCCGACGTGGTCGCCTACCAGGACGACGCCCTCGCGTCGCTTCCCGCGAACGCGAACGAGGTGCTGGTCGCCTCCGTCGGCGCGCTCGAGGTCGTTCCCGACACGGAGTTCACGGCCGCGGCCGTGCAGGACGCCCTCGCCGGCGCCCTCATCTCGCCGGTGGAGGAGGGCGGACTCGGCCTGAAGCCTCGCGTCGCCTACGGCCCTCTGCGCGTCGCGCTGAGCGGCCGCCGGGTGTCGCCGCCACTGTTCGAGTCGATGGAGCTGCTCGGCAAGTCGAAGTCGATCCGCCGGCTCGGAGCATTGCTCGACGCGCGCGGGTGA
- a CDS encoding LysR family transcriptional regulator gives MADPWDDDPGFDARELRVVKAIADEGSITGAALALGYSQPAVSQQLKRLEQRLAVAIVERVGRSVRLTDAGRILARHAPAVTTALDAAAGELAELRGLRSARVRLVGFPSASPTIVPRLLADLAQRHPGISLTYVEAEPPEAVEAVREDRTDIALTFSYPGDRDDPHGSSARGLAVHTVGADELLAVLPAEHPAATADIIDVATLENDDWIAGCPRCRGHLLELCGRAGFAPRIAFETDNFVAVEGLVAQGIGVATLPRMAVESFPQLPGVAVVPLPAGEQRRIHTVTARGADRVPAVRATLNALARLIAEPADEPGPAASRN, from the coding sequence ATGGCTGATCCTTGGGATGACGACCCCGGCTTCGACGCCCGCGAACTCCGCGTCGTGAAAGCGATCGCCGACGAGGGTTCCATCACGGGCGCCGCCCTCGCCCTCGGATACAGCCAGCCCGCGGTGAGCCAGCAGCTCAAGCGACTCGAGCAGCGCCTCGCAGTGGCGATCGTCGAACGCGTCGGTCGCAGCGTCCGCCTCACCGACGCGGGTCGCATCCTCGCGCGCCACGCCCCGGCCGTGACGACGGCATTGGATGCCGCCGCCGGCGAACTCGCCGAGCTCCGCGGCCTGCGCTCCGCACGGGTGCGGCTCGTCGGGTTCCCCTCCGCGTCGCCCACGATCGTGCCGCGCCTGCTCGCGGACCTCGCGCAGCGCCATCCGGGAATCTCCCTCACGTACGTCGAGGCCGAACCGCCCGAGGCGGTCGAGGCGGTCCGCGAAGACCGCACCGACATCGCCCTCACGTTCAGCTACCCGGGCGACCGCGACGACCCGCACGGGTCGAGCGCCCGCGGCCTCGCCGTGCACACCGTGGGCGCCGACGAGCTGCTCGCGGTACTCCCGGCTGAGCATCCTGCGGCGACCGCGGACATCATCGACGTCGCGACCCTCGAGAACGACGACTGGATCGCCGGCTGTCCACGCTGCCGGGGGCACCTGCTCGAGCTGTGCGGGCGCGCCGGGTTCGCGCCGCGCATCGCGTTCGAGACAGACAACTTCGTCGCCGTCGAAGGGCTCGTCGCACAGGGGATCGGTGTCGCGACACTGCCGCGGATGGCGGTCGAGTCCTTCCCCCAGCTGCCCGGGGTGGCCGTCGTGCCGCTGCCGGCCGGGGAGCAGCGCCGCATCCACACCGTCACGGCGCGCGGCGCGGATCGCGTGCCGGCTGTGCGGGCGACGCTGAACGCCCTCGCGCGGCTGATCGCCGAGCCCGCGGACGAGCCGGGTCCCGCAGCATCCCGCAACTAG
- a CDS encoding aminotransferase class V-fold PLP-dependent enzyme, with amino-acid sequence MTAIAPCPPLDVARREFAGGRDYLAACTVGLPSRATRRAVLADLDASASGRPDLAAYCAAVERSRTLFASLVGVGAERVAIGSQTSVAAGMVASALPQGAEVLVPDGEFSSLVLPFIHAGRELVVRTAPLADLAAHVRPTTALVAFSVVQSATGEVADAAAIAAAAAAHDALTLCDATQAVGWLRVEASVFDAVVCHAYKWLCAPRGVSFLTVSHRLGARMTPLNAGWYAGDDPWSSCYGGEVALAADARRFDVSPAWQAFVGAAPALELFASLDPAELHEHATGLAAAFRTGLGLAQPERASAIVTWDDPEGWDLARLATAEITASGRSGRARVAFHVFNDADDVDLALAALGH; translated from the coding sequence ATGACCGCGATCGCTCCTTGCCCCCCTCTCGATGTCGCCCGGCGAGAGTTCGCGGGCGGCCGCGACTACCTCGCGGCGTGCACGGTGGGCCTGCCCAGCCGCGCGACGCGACGCGCCGTGCTCGCCGACCTCGACGCCTCTGCCTCCGGGCGCCCGGACCTCGCCGCGTACTGCGCGGCGGTGGAACGCTCGCGCACGCTGTTCGCGTCGCTCGTCGGCGTCGGTGCCGAGCGGGTGGCCATCGGCTCGCAGACCTCGGTCGCGGCGGGGATGGTGGCGTCCGCGCTCCCGCAGGGAGCGGAGGTGCTCGTGCCCGACGGCGAATTCTCGTCCCTCGTGCTGCCGTTCATCCACGCCGGGCGTGAGCTCGTCGTGCGCACCGCACCGCTCGCCGACCTGGCGGCGCATGTTCGTCCGACCACGGCCCTGGTGGCCTTCTCGGTGGTGCAGTCCGCGACCGGCGAGGTGGCGGACGCCGCGGCCATCGCGGCTGCCGCGGCGGCGCACGACGCGCTCACGCTGTGTGACGCGACCCAGGCTGTCGGATGGCTGCGGGTCGAGGCATCCGTCTTCGATGCCGTCGTCTGCCACGCGTACAAGTGGCTGTGCGCGCCGCGCGGCGTGTCGTTCCTCACGGTGTCGCACCGCCTGGGCGCGCGGATGACGCCGCTGAACGCCGGCTGGTACGCCGGAGACGACCCGTGGTCGTCGTGCTACGGCGGGGAGGTGGCCCTGGCCGCCGACGCCCGCCGCTTCGACGTGTCGCCGGCCTGGCAGGCGTTCGTCGGCGCGGCGCCCGCTCTCGAGCTGTTCGCCTCGCTCGATCCCGCCGAACTCCACGAGCACGCGACCGGGCTCGCCGCGGCGTTCCGCACCGGGCTCGGCCTCGCACAGCCCGAGCGTGCGTCGGCGATCGTCACGTGGGACGATCCAGAGGGGTGGGATCTCGCACGTCTCGCGACCGCGGAGATCACCGCATCCGGTCGGTCTGGCCGCGCTCGCGTGGCGTTCCACGTGTTCAACGACGCCGATGACGTCGACCTCGCGCTCGCGGCGCTGGGCCACTGA